From one Lycium barbarum isolate Lr01 chromosome 6, ASM1917538v2, whole genome shotgun sequence genomic stretch:
- the LOC132644969 gene encoding uncharacterized protein LOC132644969 translates to MARGSGTFFMATLIIWVISILYEILINNRTQLIPIILGFLFYQSANWVIRISQLNHNPLFVNTCVSLLHSFTTSTSVLFILTNQFIKLNNVNQMFEHSQLVEHTWPYAFPALCFSSGYFAYDQLDMLIHKLYSGFIPSILVHHFLLLICFTLALYRNVTINYLILTLICELHSVFLHTRKVRRMAGFRDSTCVVVKVEWVLNWTSFVLARVVSHVLITVKLIRDADKFDKGGVELPLALFGMAGMNLLNVFLGIDLFKAYRREMYPQRSYQNHQD, encoded by the coding sequence ATGGCTAGGGGAAGTGGAACATTTTTCATGGCCACACTAATCATATGGGTTATCTCAATTCTCTACGAGATACTAATTAACAACCGCACCCAACTCATCCCAATCATTCTTGGTTTCTTATTCTACCAGTCAGCAAATTGGGTCATCCGTATTTCACAGCTAAATCACAACCCTCTCTTTGTTAACACGTGTGTATCTCTCCTCCATTCATTCACTACTTCCACTTCAGTTCTCTTCATTTTAACCAATCAGTTTATTAAGTTAAACAACGTTAATCAAATGTTTGAACACTCACAGCTTGTTGAACACACGTGGCCGTATGCATTTCCAGCTTTATGCTTTTCATCTGGTTATTTCGCTTATGATCAATTAGATATGCTAATACATAAATTATACAGCGGTTTTATTCCTTCAATCCTAGTGCATCATTTCTTGCTTCTTATCTGCTTCACACTTGCTTTGTATCGAAATGTTACGATTAATTACCTTATACTTACTCTCATTTGTGAGCTGCATTCTGTGTTTCTGCATACACGTAAAGTTCGTCGAATGGCGGGTTTTCGTGATTcaacttgtgttgttgtgaaggTGGAATGGGTTCTTAACTGGACAAGTTTTGTTCTAGCAAGAGTTGTGTCTCATGTTCTTATCACTGTTAAGCTGATAAGAGATGCTGACAAGTTTGATAAGGGCGGTGTTGAACTTCCACTTGCTCTTTTTGGTATGGCTGGGATGAATTTGCTTAATGTGTTTTTAGGAATTGATCTTTTTAAGGCTTACAGGAGAGAGATGTATCCTCAGAGGAGTTATCAAAATCATCAAGATTGA
- the LOC132644971 gene encoding uncharacterized GPI-anchored protein At5g19250-like, with protein sequence MASLPRYLFLSLLLLHSLLFSIVKSDDEEDNLLKGINSYRASLNLTTLKENDKAKCLADEIADQFKDQPCTNTTGANTVPGTEPQFSEYPKLLSKCKLNATTTRDGMIMPACVPNLVPDLVLSNYTKSQYSNSLNDTKFTGVGIGSDDNWVVVVLTTSNPEGSFTPDTSSSNLVFQLGLISHAVILLMAFFLLL encoded by the exons ATGGCATCTCTTCCACGTTACCTCttcctttctcttcttcttcttcattctctTCTCTTCTCCATTGTCAAATCTGATG ATGAGGAAGACAACCTTCTTAAAGGTATTAACAGTTACAGGGCATCCCTAAACTTGACAACTCTGAAGGAGAATGACAAAGCAAAATGCCTTGCTGATGAAATAGCTGACCAATTCAAAGATCAACCATGTACAAACACAACAGGTGCCAATACTGTACCCGGCACTGAACCTCAGTTCTCTGAATATCCTAAACTTCTATCCAAATGCAAATTGAACGCCACAACCACCAGAGATGGAATGATAATGCCTGCTTGTGTTCCCAACCTTGTCCCGGACCTTGTTCTTTCCAACTATACAAAGTCCCAGTATTCTAATTCTCTCAATGATACCAAGTTTACTGGTGTCGGAATTGGTTCTGATGATAACTGGGTTGTTGTAGTTTTGACCACAAGCAACCCAGAGGGAAGCTTTACGCCTGATACTAGTTCATCGAACCTAGTTTTCCAGCTTGGTCTAATCTCTCATGCAGTCATTCTGCTCATGGCATTTTTCCTCTTACTGTGA
- the LOC132644972 gene encoding glucose-1-phosphate adenylyltransferase large subunit 3, chloroplastic/amyloplastic — translation MAVTADGRFALSAPSKLHSNPATLTGRNLRVVKFCNGELMGKKLKFTKFQLRSNVLKPNICMSLIADVAGEAKLKDFEPKKEDARTVVAIILGGGAGTRLFPLTKRRAKPAVPIGGAYRLIDVPMSNCINSGINKVYILTQFNSASLNRHISRAYNFGNGITFGDGYVEVLAATQTPGELGKRWFQGTADAVRQFHWLFEDARSKDIEDVLILSGDHLYRMDYLDFVQNHRQSGADITISSLPIDDRRASDFGLMKIDDTGRVLSFSEKPKGDDLKAMAVDTTVLGLSPEEAKEKPYIASMGVYVFKKEILLNLLRWRFPTANDFGSEIIPASAKEFCIKAYLFNDYWEDIGTIRSFFDANLALTEHPPRFSFYDATKPIYTSRRNLPPSAIDNSKIVDSIVSHGSFLTNCFVEHSVVGIRSRIGTNVHLKDTVMLGADLYETDAEIASQLAEGKVPIGIGENTRIKDCIIDKNARIGKNVIIANSEGVQEAERPSEGFYIRSGITVILKNSTIPDGSVI, via the exons ATGGCTGTTACTGCTGACGGCCGATTCGCCTTATCGGCACCCAGCAAACTTCATAGTAACCCTGCAACATTGACAGGGAGAAACTTGAGGGTGGTGAAGTTCTGCAATGGAGAGTTGATGGGGAAGAAACTCAAGTTTACAAAATTTCAGTTAAGGAGCAATGTGCTGAAGCCTAATATCTGCATGTCACTTATAGCTGATGTTGCAGGTGAGGCTAAG TTAAAGGATTTTGAACCGAAGAAGGAGGATGCAAGAACAGTAGTAGCAATCATTCTAGGAGGGGGAGCTGGTACTCGTCTTTTCCCCCTCACCAAGCGTCGTGCTAAGCCTGCT GTTCCAATCGGAGGAGCATACAGGCTAATTGATGTACCAATGAGCAACTGTATTAACAGTGGCATCAACAAAGTATACATTCTCACTCAATTTAACTCAGCCTCACTTAACAGGCATATCTCTCGTGCTTACAACTTTGGTAATGGTATCACATTCGGAgatggctatgtcgag GTCTTAGCAGCAACTCAAACACCAGGTGAATTAGGTAAAAGATGGTTCCAAGGTACTGCAGATGCTGTGAGGCAATTCCACTGGCTTTTTGAG GATGCAAGAAGCAAGGATATAGAAGATGTGCTCATTCTCTCTGGAGATCACTTGTACAGAATGGACTACCTGGACTTTGTTCAG AATCATCGGCAAAGTGGTGCAGACATTACCATATCAAGCTTACCAATAGACGACAG ACGTGCTTCAGATTTTGGATTGATGAAAATTGATGACACAGGACGGGTCCTGTCCTTCAGCGAAAAGCCAAAAGGAGATGATTTGAAGGCGATG GCAGTAGACACAACTGTTCTGGGATTATCCCCAGAAGAGGCTAAGGAGAAACCTTACATTGCTTCAATGGGAGTTTACGTCTTCAAGAAGGAGATCCTCCTGAATCTCTTAAG ATGGCGTTTCCCGACTGCAAATGACTTTGGTTCAGAGATTATCCCTGCCTCTGCCAAAGAATTCTGTATCAAG GCTTACTTATTCAATGATTACTGGGAAGATATCGGTACAATCAGATCCTTTTTTGACGCAAACCTTGCACTCACTGAACAC CCACCAAGATTTAGTTTCTATGATGCAACAAAGCCAATATACACGTCAAGGAGAAACTTGCCTCCATCAGCTATTGATAACAGCAAG ATTGTTGATTCAATTGTATCACATGGTAGTTTCTTGACCAATTGCTTCGTGGAGCACAGTGTTGTCGGCATCCGATCCCGCATAGGCACCAACGTTCACTTGAAG GACACAGTGATGCTTGGCGCTGACTTATATGAAACTGATGCTGAGATTGCCTCGCAGCTAGCTGAAGGGAAAGTGCCTATTGGAATAGGAGAGAATACCAGAATAAA AGACTGCATCATTGACAAGAATGCAAGAATTGGAAAGAATGTAATTATTGCAAACTCAGAG GGTGTACAAGAGGCAGAGAGACCTTCAGAAGGATTTTACATCCGATCAGGCATCACAGTCATATTGAAGAACTCAACAATCCCAGATGGATCTGTGATATGA
- the LOC132644973 gene encoding DEAD-box ATP-dependent RNA helicase 58, chloroplastic isoform X3, which yields MFFFISMACLSATQVHTLLWTSSLNPTFQHFNPISTYRIPKLLLYPKPLRASFNSSNITKDSTLRELCHGHVPEHVIRRAEEIGYVIPTEVQLQALPFLFSGRDCVLHAQTGSGKTLAYLLQVLSVIDSQRSAVQALIVVPTRELGMQVTKVARMLAANPSELKSGLKSCTVMALLDGGMLKRHKSWLKAEPPTIVVATIGSLCQMLEKHILKLDSCQVLVVDEVDFMFNSSNEVSSLKRLLTSYSSSKNRQTIFASASIPQHRRFLYDCTQQKWTGADVVHVHVNSVEPMPSCLHHRFVACSKREKHPMLLSLLQTDSPESAIIFVNEQSEKSKKTGSAPTTTLLVDFLRSSSGRFSDVSLLEEDMNFNQRASLLSELRGGGGYLLVATDIAARGVDLPETTHIYNFDIPKDADYDTV from the exons ATGTTTTTTTTCATTTCCATGGCGTGTTTGTCTGCAACTCAAGTGCATACTCTTTTATGGACTTCATCCTTAAACCCTACCTTCCAACATTTCAACCCTATCTCTACTTATCGAATTCCAAAACTTTTATTGTACCCAAAGCCTTTGAGAGCTTCCTTCAACTCATCCAATATCACCAAGGATTCAACGCTCCGGGAACTCTGTCATGGTCACGTGCCCGAGCACGTGATTCGACG GGCAGAAGAGATTGGATATGTGATACCGACAGAAGTGCAGCTACAGGCATTGCCTTTCCTCTTTTCGGGACGTGATTGTGTGCTTCATGCTCAG ACAGGTTCTGGAAAAACCTTGGCATACCTGCTCCAGGTACTGTCAGTCATTGACAGTCAAAGGTCAGCAGTACAAGCATTGATCGTGGTGCCTACTAGGGAGCTTGGTATGCAA GTTACAAAAGTTGCTCGGATGCTTGCTGCAAATCCTTCAGAACTTAAATCAGGATTGAAATCATGCACTGTTATGGCTCTTCTAGATGGGGGGATGTTGAAAAGACACAAGAGTTGGTTAAAG GCTGAGCCGCCCACCATTGTCGTTGCAACTATAGGAAGTTTGTGTCAAATGCTTGAGAAACATATTTTGAAGCTAGATTCCTGCCAAGTACTAGTTGTTGATGAG GTTGATTTCATGTTCAATTCTTCAAACGAAGTCAGCTCTCTTAAAAGGCTGCTGACATCCTACTCATCCAGCAAGAACCGTCAAACTATCTTTGCTAGTGCTTCAATTCCCCAGCACAGAAGATTTTTGTATGATTGTACGCAGCAAAAATGGACGGGG GCTGATGTAGTTCATGTCCATGTGAATTCAGTAGAGCCGATGCCTTCATGCCTCCATCATAGATTTGTG GCATGCAGCAAAAGGGAAAAACATCCAATGTTACTCTCCTTACTGCAGACAGATTCACCTGAATCTGCCATAATTTTTGTCAACGAGCAA TCTGAGAAGTCAAAAAAGACAGGAAGTGCACCAACAACAACTCTTTTGGTAGATTTCCTAAGGTCCTCTTCTGGGAGATTTTCTGACGTCTCTCTTCTAGAGGAAGATATGAATTTCAATCAACGAGCATCATTGTTATCT GAGCTTCGAGGAGGCGGAGGTTATTTGTTAGTGGCAACAGATATAGCAGCCAGAGGGGTTGATCTACCAGAGACAACCCATATATACAATTTTGATATCCCAAAAGATGCG GACTATGACACCGTCTAA
- the LOC132644973 gene encoding DEAD-box ATP-dependent RNA helicase 58, chloroplastic isoform X2 — protein MFFFISMACLSATQVHTLLWTSSLNPTFQHFNPISTYRIPKLLLYPKPLRASFNSSNITKDSTLRELCHGHVPEHVIRRAEEIGYVIPTEVQLQALPFLFSGRDCVLHAQTGSGKTLAYLLQVLSVIDSQRSAVQALIVVPTRELGMQVTKVARMLAANPSELKSGLKSCTVMALLDGGMLKRHKSWLKAEPPTIVVATIGSLCQMLEKHILKLDSCQVLVVDEVDFMFNSSNEVSSLKRLLTSYSSSKNRQTIFASASIPQHRRFLYDCTQQKWTGADVVHVHVNSVEPMPSCLHHRFVACSKREKHPMLLSLLQTDSPESAIIFVNEQSEKSKKTGSAPTTTLLVDFLRSSSGRFSDVSLLEEDMNFNQRASLLSELRGGGGYLLVATDIAARGVDLPETTHIYNFDIPKDAVNYLHRAGRTGL, from the exons ATGTTTTTTTTCATTTCCATGGCGTGTTTGTCTGCAACTCAAGTGCATACTCTTTTATGGACTTCATCCTTAAACCCTACCTTCCAACATTTCAACCCTATCTCTACTTATCGAATTCCAAAACTTTTATTGTACCCAAAGCCTTTGAGAGCTTCCTTCAACTCATCCAATATCACCAAGGATTCAACGCTCCGGGAACTCTGTCATGGTCACGTGCCCGAGCACGTGATTCGACG GGCAGAAGAGATTGGATATGTGATACCGACAGAAGTGCAGCTACAGGCATTGCCTTTCCTCTTTTCGGGACGTGATTGTGTGCTTCATGCTCAG ACAGGTTCTGGAAAAACCTTGGCATACCTGCTCCAGGTACTGTCAGTCATTGACAGTCAAAGGTCAGCAGTACAAGCATTGATCGTGGTGCCTACTAGGGAGCTTGGTATGCAA GTTACAAAAGTTGCTCGGATGCTTGCTGCAAATCCTTCAGAACTTAAATCAGGATTGAAATCATGCACTGTTATGGCTCTTCTAGATGGGGGGATGTTGAAAAGACACAAGAGTTGGTTAAAG GCTGAGCCGCCCACCATTGTCGTTGCAACTATAGGAAGTTTGTGTCAAATGCTTGAGAAACATATTTTGAAGCTAGATTCCTGCCAAGTACTAGTTGTTGATGAG GTTGATTTCATGTTCAATTCTTCAAACGAAGTCAGCTCTCTTAAAAGGCTGCTGACATCCTACTCATCCAGCAAGAACCGTCAAACTATCTTTGCTAGTGCTTCAATTCCCCAGCACAGAAGATTTTTGTATGATTGTACGCAGCAAAAATGGACGGGG GCTGATGTAGTTCATGTCCATGTGAATTCAGTAGAGCCGATGCCTTCATGCCTCCATCATAGATTTGTG GCATGCAGCAAAAGGGAAAAACATCCAATGTTACTCTCCTTACTGCAGACAGATTCACCTGAATCTGCCATAATTTTTGTCAACGAGCAA TCTGAGAAGTCAAAAAAGACAGGAAGTGCACCAACAACAACTCTTTTGGTAGATTTCCTAAGGTCCTCTTCTGGGAGATTTTCTGACGTCTCTCTTCTAGAGGAAGATATGAATTTCAATCAACGAGCATCATTGTTATCT GAGCTTCGAGGAGGCGGAGGTTATTTGTTAGTGGCAACAGATATAGCAGCCAGAGGGGTTGATCTACCAGAGACAACCCATATATACAATTTTGATATCCCAAAAGATGCGGTAAATTACCTTCATCGAGCTGGCAGAACTG GACTATGA
- the LOC132644973 gene encoding DEAD-box ATP-dependent RNA helicase 58, chloroplastic isoform X1: MFFFISMACLSATQVHTLLWTSSLNPTFQHFNPISTYRIPKLLLYPKPLRASFNSSNITKDSTLRELCHGHVPEHVIRRAEEIGYVIPTEVQLQALPFLFSGRDCVLHAQTGSGKTLAYLLQVLSVIDSQRSAVQALIVVPTRELGMQVTKVARMLAANPSELKSGLKSCTVMALLDGGMLKRHKSWLKAEPPTIVVATIGSLCQMLEKHILKLDSCQVLVVDEVDFMFNSSNEVSSLKRLLTSYSSSKNRQTIFASASIPQHRRFLYDCTQQKWTGADVVHVHVNSVEPMPSCLHHRFVACSKREKHPMLLSLLQTDSPESAIIFVNEQSEKSKKTGSAPTTTLLVDFLRSSSGRFSDVSLLEEDMNFNQRASLLSELRGGGGYLLVATDIAARGVDLPETTHIYNFDIPKDAVNYLHRAGRTGRKPFSDKKCFVTSIITVEERFVLQKFENELMFCCEQLFF, encoded by the exons ATGTTTTTTTTCATTTCCATGGCGTGTTTGTCTGCAACTCAAGTGCATACTCTTTTATGGACTTCATCCTTAAACCCTACCTTCCAACATTTCAACCCTATCTCTACTTATCGAATTCCAAAACTTTTATTGTACCCAAAGCCTTTGAGAGCTTCCTTCAACTCATCCAATATCACCAAGGATTCAACGCTCCGGGAACTCTGTCATGGTCACGTGCCCGAGCACGTGATTCGACG GGCAGAAGAGATTGGATATGTGATACCGACAGAAGTGCAGCTACAGGCATTGCCTTTCCTCTTTTCGGGACGTGATTGTGTGCTTCATGCTCAG ACAGGTTCTGGAAAAACCTTGGCATACCTGCTCCAGGTACTGTCAGTCATTGACAGTCAAAGGTCAGCAGTACAAGCATTGATCGTGGTGCCTACTAGGGAGCTTGGTATGCAA GTTACAAAAGTTGCTCGGATGCTTGCTGCAAATCCTTCAGAACTTAAATCAGGATTGAAATCATGCACTGTTATGGCTCTTCTAGATGGGGGGATGTTGAAAAGACACAAGAGTTGGTTAAAG GCTGAGCCGCCCACCATTGTCGTTGCAACTATAGGAAGTTTGTGTCAAATGCTTGAGAAACATATTTTGAAGCTAGATTCCTGCCAAGTACTAGTTGTTGATGAG GTTGATTTCATGTTCAATTCTTCAAACGAAGTCAGCTCTCTTAAAAGGCTGCTGACATCCTACTCATCCAGCAAGAACCGTCAAACTATCTTTGCTAGTGCTTCAATTCCCCAGCACAGAAGATTTTTGTATGATTGTACGCAGCAAAAATGGACGGGG GCTGATGTAGTTCATGTCCATGTGAATTCAGTAGAGCCGATGCCTTCATGCCTCCATCATAGATTTGTG GCATGCAGCAAAAGGGAAAAACATCCAATGTTACTCTCCTTACTGCAGACAGATTCACCTGAATCTGCCATAATTTTTGTCAACGAGCAA TCTGAGAAGTCAAAAAAGACAGGAAGTGCACCAACAACAACTCTTTTGGTAGATTTCCTAAGGTCCTCTTCTGGGAGATTTTCTGACGTCTCTCTTCTAGAGGAAGATATGAATTTCAATCAACGAGCATCATTGTTATCT GAGCTTCGAGGAGGCGGAGGTTATTTGTTAGTGGCAACAGATATAGCAGCCAGAGGGGTTGATCTACCAGAGACAACCCATATATACAATTTTGATATCCCAAAAGATGCGGTAAATTACCTTCATCGAGCTGGCAGAACTGGTAGGAAACCATTTTCAGATAAAAAATGTTTTGTTACCAGCATTATAACAGTGGAAGAGCGGTTTGTGTTACAGAAATTCGAAAATGAATTAATGTTTTGTTGTGAACAATTATTCTTTTAA
- the LOC132644973 gene encoding DEAD-box ATP-dependent RNA helicase 58, chloroplastic isoform X4, whose amino-acid sequence MQVTKVARMLAANPSELKSGLKSCTVMALLDGGMLKRHKSWLKAEPPTIVVATIGSLCQMLEKHILKLDSCQVLVVDEVDFMFNSSNEVSSLKRLLTSYSSSKNRQTIFASASIPQHRRFLYDCTQQKWTGADVVHVHVNSVEPMPSCLHHRFVACSKREKHPMLLSLLQTDSPESAIIFVNEQSEKSKKTGSAPTTTLLVDFLRSSSGRFSDVSLLEEDMNFNQRASLLSELRGGGGYLLVATDIAARGVDLPETTHIYNFDIPKDAVNYLHRAGRTGRKPFSDKKCFVTSIITVEERFVLQKFENELMFCCEQLFF is encoded by the exons ATGCAA GTTACAAAAGTTGCTCGGATGCTTGCTGCAAATCCTTCAGAACTTAAATCAGGATTGAAATCATGCACTGTTATGGCTCTTCTAGATGGGGGGATGTTGAAAAGACACAAGAGTTGGTTAAAG GCTGAGCCGCCCACCATTGTCGTTGCAACTATAGGAAGTTTGTGTCAAATGCTTGAGAAACATATTTTGAAGCTAGATTCCTGCCAAGTACTAGTTGTTGATGAG GTTGATTTCATGTTCAATTCTTCAAACGAAGTCAGCTCTCTTAAAAGGCTGCTGACATCCTACTCATCCAGCAAGAACCGTCAAACTATCTTTGCTAGTGCTTCAATTCCCCAGCACAGAAGATTTTTGTATGATTGTACGCAGCAAAAATGGACGGGG GCTGATGTAGTTCATGTCCATGTGAATTCAGTAGAGCCGATGCCTTCATGCCTCCATCATAGATTTGTG GCATGCAGCAAAAGGGAAAAACATCCAATGTTACTCTCCTTACTGCAGACAGATTCACCTGAATCTGCCATAATTTTTGTCAACGAGCAA TCTGAGAAGTCAAAAAAGACAGGAAGTGCACCAACAACAACTCTTTTGGTAGATTTCCTAAGGTCCTCTTCTGGGAGATTTTCTGACGTCTCTCTTCTAGAGGAAGATATGAATTTCAATCAACGAGCATCATTGTTATCT GAGCTTCGAGGAGGCGGAGGTTATTTGTTAGTGGCAACAGATATAGCAGCCAGAGGGGTTGATCTACCAGAGACAACCCATATATACAATTTTGATATCCCAAAAGATGCGGTAAATTACCTTCATCGAGCTGGCAGAACTGGTAGGAAACCATTTTCAGATAAAAAATGTTTTGTTACCAGCATTATAACAGTGGAAGAGCGGTTTGTGTTACAGAAATTCGAAAATGAATTAATGTTTTGTTGTGAACAATTATTCTTTTAA